One window of the Candidatus Dormiibacterota bacterium genome contains the following:
- a CDS encoding YceI family protein, producing MSTASTPTATGLSGLTAGTWAIDPVHTEVAFSVRHMMVGKVRGRFTGVAGEIVATDDGSATLNVSIDVASVDTQNAQRDEHIRSADFFDSATHPKASFRSTGLRAHGGETYVDGELTLHGVTRPVTLEVEKGGVTRDPYGNLRAGFSASFEIARNDYGITIQMPMDGGGVVVGEKVRLNLEVEAVLQAG from the coding sequence TCCACCCCCACCGCCACCGGCCTCAGCGGCCTCACCGCCGGCACCTGGGCGATCGACCCGGTCCACACCGAGGTCGCCTTCTCGGTTCGGCACATGATGGTCGGCAAGGTGCGCGGCCGGTTCACCGGCGTCGCCGGTGAGATCGTCGCCACCGACGACGGGTCGGCGACCCTGAACGTCAGCATCGATGTCGCCTCGGTGGACACCCAGAACGCCCAGCGAGACGAGCACATCCGCTCCGCCGACTTCTTCGACAGCGCCACCCACCCGAAGGCGAGCTTCCGCTCCACCGGGCTGCGCGCCCACGGCGGCGAGACCTACGTCGACGGCGAGCTGACCCTCCACGGCGTGACCCGGCCGGTGACCCTCGAGGTCGAGAAGGGCGGCGTCACCCGCGACCCCTACGGCAACCTCCGGGCCGGCTTCTCCGCCAGCTTCGAGATCGCCCGCAACGACTACGGCATCACCATCCAGATGCCCATGGACGGCGGCGGCGTGGTCGTCGGCGAGAAGGTGCGCCTCAATCTCGAGGTCGAGGCGGTCCTGCAGGCGGGCTGA